The Vicia villosa cultivar HV-30 ecotype Madison, WI linkage group LG1, Vvil1.0, whole genome shotgun sequence genome includes a region encoding these proteins:
- the LOC131649887 gene encoding uncharacterized protein LOC131649887, with the protein MIIGSLNIRGGGSSAKRRRIHQLIVKGNADIFLIQESKLVAVSNSIAFSFWRRRDIGFSFMLFVGAFGGLISLWNSESVQVLCSFGGEDYLGLKVVWMEEVFYIVNVYSSCNSGEKRVLWRKLLDLKSRFSDGEWVIAGDFNAAKNMNERKGSLGRYKVSEARDFLEFINLSNLVDVPSKGKKFTWFGGDGKARSRIDRFLVADNIVNKWGVVCQMVGDRDVSDHFPIWLISNKVNWGPKPFKVNGEWFSNKDFLPFVEKVWKELVVEGRGDSVLKEKLKILKESLKWWNLNVFGKYDLAVEEGVRVMNEGDEMVDDVDRGEDSLGEDEVRRKRRACSDFWFHLKIKENMLIQKSRLKWLNDGDCNSRYFHNIMKSRRIRNHIGSIVTERGVVDSVEEVK; encoded by the coding sequence ATGATCATAGGTTCATTGAACATCAGAGGGGGAGGCAGTAGTGCTAAGAGGAGGAGGATTCATCAATTAATTGTGAAAGGTAATGCTGATATTTTTCTTATCCAAGAATCTAAGCTTGTTGCTGTTTCTAATAGTATTGCCTTTAGTTTTTGGAGGAGAAGGGATATAGGATTTTCGTTTATGTTGTTTGTAGGAGCTTTTGGAGGGTTAATTTCTCTTTGGAATTCTGAGTCTGTTCAAGTTCTGTGTAGCTTTGGTGGGGAGGATTATTTGGGGTTAAAAGTGGTCTGGATGGAGGAGGTTTTTTACATAGTTAATGTCTATTCGTCTTGCAATAGTGGGGAGAAAAGGGTGTTATGGAGGAAGTTACTAGATTTAAAATCTAGGTTCTCGGACGGAGAGTGGGTGATTGCTGGAGACTTCAACGCTGCTAAGAATATGAATGAGAGGAAGGGGAGTTTGGGGAGGTATAAAGTTAGCGAAGCGAGGGATTTTTTGGAGTTTATAAATTTGAGCAATTTGGTAGATGTTCCTAGTAAAGGAAAAAAGTTTACTTGGTTCGGAGGAGATGGGAAGGCGAGAAGTAGAATTGATAGATTTCTTGTGGCGGACAATATTGTGAACAAATGGGGAGTTGTTTGCCAAATGGTGGGTGATCGGGATGTGTCGGATCATTTTCCGATTTGGTTGATTAGTAATAAAGTGAATTGGGGCCCAAAACCTTTTAAGGTGAATGGGGAATGGTTCTCGAACAAGGATTTCTTACCGTTTGTGGAGAAGGTGTGGAAAGAATTAGTGGTGGAAGGGAGAGGAGATTCCGTGCTTAAAGAAAAGTTGAAAATTCTTAAAGAGAGTCTTAAGTGGTGGAATTTGAACGTGTTTGGCAAGTATGATTTGGCGGTGGAGGAAGGGGTTCGTGTTATGAATGAGGGAGACGAGATGGTGGATGATGTTGATAGAGGGGAGGATAGTTTGGGGGAAGATGAGGTGAGAAGAAAACGAAGAGCTTGTAGTgatttttggtttcatcttaaaataaaagagaacatGTTGATTCAAAAGTCGAGGTTAAAGTGGTTGAATGATGGAGATTGTAATAGTAGATATTTCCATAATATCATGAAATCGAGGAGAATCCGTAATCATATCGGTTCTATTGTTACGGAAAGGGGAGTGGTTGACTCGGTGGAGGAGGTTAAGTAG